In Alkalibacter saccharofermentans DSM 14828, the following proteins share a genomic window:
- a CDS encoding lipopolysaccharide biosynthesis protein yields the protein MQNSRTANTAKNASFGLVSQLINIILSFVSRTIFIYVLGVEYLGINGLFTNILMLLSFAELGIGNAIIYGMYKPLAMDDKEKIKSLMALYAKAYKAIGLFVFIVGLLVIPFMDYIIKDAPNINESIILIYILFLLNTSISYFFVYKKSIITADQKNYVVLFYQQLFKIGQTVAQIMFLWLTGEYLIFLVIQIITTLLNNIYVSRKADKMYPFLKEGKVKSLEKEEQSSIFANVKALFLYKFGSVVLNGTDNIIISAIIGITAVGLNSNYVLIITALTAIVGQIMNGFTASVGNLNAVGTKETKERAFNKIFFVSAWMYGFCAVGLYLFFNKLIVLWIGEAYIFSDLVVFAIVLHFYVNSVHFTAYTYRVTMGLFVQGRWAPLAAAIINVILSFWLGSTIGIAGIFFATSIARLLTTGIVDPILVYRNGFEKSPLRYYFRYFFFAGLFIGLYFLMKLVVSFISIAGLSGFIIEVVVVSLLFNIIMAAIFWKYQDFVEIRKAITTIIKSKTNKRSSL from the coding sequence TTGCAAAACTCAAGAACAGCTAATACAGCAAAAAATGCTTCTTTTGGCTTAGTAAGTCAATTGATAAACATAATATTAAGTTTCGTAAGCAGAACTATCTTTATTTATGTTTTGGGTGTTGAATACTTAGGGATAAATGGACTTTTTACCAACATATTAATGTTACTTTCATTTGCTGAACTGGGTATAGGTAATGCTATAATTTATGGCATGTATAAGCCTTTGGCGATGGATGACAAAGAGAAGATAAAGTCATTGATGGCTTTATATGCAAAGGCTTATAAGGCTATTGGTCTATTCGTGTTCATTGTCGGTTTATTGGTAATACCTTTTATGGATTATATTATTAAAGATGCACCTAATATAAACGAAAGTATTATTTTGATATATATCTTGTTTTTATTAAACACTTCCATCTCATATTTTTTTGTGTATAAGAAATCGATAATAACTGCAGATCAAAAAAACTATGTTGTTTTGTTTTATCAACAACTATTTAAAATAGGACAAACAGTAGCTCAAATAATGTTCCTTTGGTTAACAGGTGAATATCTGATATTTTTAGTAATACAGATAATAACTACATTACTGAACAATATTTATGTCTCTAGAAAAGCGGATAAGATGTATCCGTTTTTAAAAGAAGGAAAGGTAAAAAGTCTTGAAAAAGAAGAACAGTCTTCAATATTTGCTAATGTTAAGGCATTATTTTTATATAAATTTGGATCAGTGGTATTAAACGGAACAGATAATATTATTATTTCAGCAATTATTGGAATTACTGCAGTAGGGCTTAATTCAAACTATGTCCTTATTATTACAGCACTGACAGCTATTGTTGGGCAAATTATGAATGGTTTTACTGCAAGTGTAGGGAATTTAAACGCTGTAGGAACCAAGGAAACGAAGGAAAGAGCTTTCAATAAGATATTTTTTGTATCTGCCTGGATGTATGGATTTTGTGCAGTAGGTTTATATTTATTTTTTAACAAGCTCATTGTTTTATGGATAGGGGAAGCCTATATTTTTTCAGATTTAGTGGTATTTGCAATTGTTCTTCATTTCTATGTAAACAGTGTTCACTTCACAGCTTATACCTACAGAGTGACAATGGGTTTATTTGTCCAAGGAAGATGGGCGCCTTTAGCAGCTGCTATTATAAATGTCATACTTTCATTTTGGTTAGGCAGTACAATTGGAATAGCCGGTATATTTTTTGCTACATCTATAGCTAGATTACTTACTACCGGAATCGTTGATCCTATACTTGTCTATCGAAATGGGTTTGAAAAAAGTCCTTTGAGGTACTATTTTAGATACTTCTTCTTTGCCGGGTTATTTATAGGACTATATTTTTTAATGAAGCTAGTTGTTTCATTTATCTCAATAGCTGGACTGAGTGGTTTTATAATTGAAGTTGTTGTTGTAAGTTTGTTGTTTAATATCATTATGGCGGCAATATTTTGGAAATATCAAGATTTTGTTGAAATCAGAAAGGCAATTACAACTATTATTAAAAGCAAGACTAATAAAAGAAGCAGCTTATAA